One genomic segment of Rivularia sp. PCC 7116 includes these proteins:
- a CDS encoding Mo-dependent nitrogenase C-terminal domain-containing protein, with product MLEAINNFTKLIGQAKSTKQLIKLKIDFLKPLRKWLDSLEIHNRKSAHFIAKLIPADCPFERDVVLLGRKLAHIPPLCKINPLYEQFVSLRFKALCYLVDQCGEDIQSYC from the coding sequence ATGTTAGAAGCAATCAATAATTTTACAAAGTTAATCGGCCAAGCAAAAAGTACAAAGCAATTAATTAAACTAAAAATTGATTTCTTAAAACCTTTGCGTAAATGGCTGGATTCTCTAGAAATTCATAATCGTAAATCAGCACATTTTATTGCCAAACTAATTCCAGCTGACTGTCCATTTGAACGAGATGTCGTATTGCTTGGACGAAAACTGGCTCATATTCCACCCTTATGCAAAATAAACCCACTTTACGAGCAGTTTGTGAGTTTGCGTTTTAAGGCTTTATGCTATTTAGTAGACCAGTGCGGTGAAGACATTCAATCTTACTGCTAA
- a CDS encoding creatininase family protein, translating to MLLHLSTWQEVETYLQQSQGIIFPIGSTEQHGPTGLIGTDAICAESLAHAVGESTKAIVAPTINVGMALHHTAFPGSISLRPSTMIQVIKEYITCLVKAGFTKFYFINGHGGNMATLKAAFSETYFDLADLRIPNADQVKCRMGNWFMCSSVYKLAKELYGDEEGSHATPSEVALTQYVYPESIKQAELSPEVAKGHRIYSAANFREKYPDGRMGSNPALATPEHGKQFYDAAVKELSNDYLKFLNE from the coding sequence ATGTTACTGCATCTTAGTACTTGGCAAGAAGTTGAAACATATCTACAGCAATCTCAAGGTATTATTTTCCCTATAGGCTCTACAGAACAGCATGGTCCAACGGGATTAATCGGTACCGACGCAATATGTGCGGAATCCTTAGCTCATGCTGTAGGTGAATCAACCAAAGCAATAGTAGCACCAACAATCAACGTCGGAATGGCACTGCACCACACAGCTTTTCCCGGCAGCATCAGCTTGCGTCCGAGTACTATGATTCAAGTTATCAAAGAATATATAACTTGTTTAGTAAAAGCTGGTTTTACCAAGTTTTACTTTATCAACGGACATGGCGGTAACATGGCAACTCTCAAAGCCGCTTTTTCCGAAACATATTTTGATTTAGCAGATTTACGTATACCCAACGCTGACCAAGTAAAATGCAGAATGGGAAACTGGTTTATGTGCAGTTCTGTATACAAATTAGCTAAGGAATTATACGGCGATGAAGAAGGCTCTCACGCCACACCTTCCGAAGTTGCCTTAACGCAATACGTATATCCAGAATCAATCAAACAAGCCGAGCTATCACCAGAAGTAGCAAAAGGACACAGAATTTACAGCGCTGCGAACTTCCGCGAAAAATATCCCGACGGCAGAATGGGTTCCAATCCAGCACTAGCAACACCAGAACACGGAAAACAATTTTACGATGCAGCAGTCAAAGAATTAAGTAATGATTATCTAAAATTCTTAAATGAATGA
- a CDS encoding MBOAT family protein, translating into MNFISFGYGLFLLCILAIYWSVEQQKLRLWTLFIASLIFYASNQIYYLPLLLTLVFINFRLGLALGQNTSPGKHTLDWRISNEQWQFAQADWNRRRLKVLWLGIILNIVLLFGFKYLPALFNFFNSSSINAGNDDAFKIIAPLGISFFTFECIAYLVDVYRGAPASNQFIEFASYKSFFTKLISGPITRYHNLANQFNTLVFPSPDRIAEGLWLIARGAVKKALLADHLGIFVDLSFSSLQRAGSVDLWLATFAYGLQLYLDFSGYVDIARGSALLFGLVLPENFNHPYFSTSIADFWRRWHMTLGDWLRNYLYFPLGGSRKGLVRTCLNLMTVMVIAGIWHDAALGWVIWGAYHGLALVVHRLTDVISDKFEPLENFWQNPAGIILAWLITQLMVFSSWIWFRLPNVQDSWFVITNLFGRSADAQFAQKVYVEALNISQYQLAALLIAIASIMAISYALNNRLKLNLNWHLKLLFIPLCLWAVWVLAPEGRLPYIYFDF; encoded by the coding sequence ATTTACCATTACTGTTGACGCTGGTTTTTATCAATTTTCGTTTGGGCTTAGCCCTGGGACAAAATACTTCCCCTGGAAAACATACTCTTGATTGGCGGATTTCTAATGAACAGTGGCAGTTTGCTCAAGCCGATTGGAATCGCCGTCGTTTGAAGGTTTTATGGCTGGGAATTATTTTAAATATTGTGCTGCTGTTTGGGTTTAAATATTTACCAGCTTTATTTAACTTCTTTAATTCCAGCAGTATCAATGCTGGTAACGATGATGCTTTTAAAATAATTGCACCTCTAGGAATTTCATTTTTTACTTTCGAGTGTATTGCTTATTTAGTGGATGTTTATCGGGGTGCCCCTGCTAGCAATCAATTTATTGAATTTGCAAGTTATAAATCTTTTTTCACCAAACTAATTTCCGGTCCGATTACTCGCTATCATAATCTCGCAAATCAATTTAATACCCTTGTATTTCCTAGCCCCGATAGGATAGCTGAGGGATTGTGGTTAATTGCTAGAGGAGCGGTAAAAAAAGCTCTTTTAGCAGACCATTTAGGTATTTTTGTTGATTTATCTTTCAGTAGCTTGCAGCGAGCGGGTAGCGTTGATTTATGGCTAGCGACTTTTGCTTATGGCTTACAACTGTATTTAGATTTTAGCGGTTATGTAGATATTGCTCGCGGTAGTGCTTTACTCTTCGGTTTAGTATTACCAGAAAACTTTAACCATCCCTATTTCAGTACTAGCATTGCTGACTTTTGGCGACGCTGGCACATGACTTTAGGTGATTGGCTGCGTAATTACCTTTACTTTCCCCTCGGAGGTTCTCGAAAGGGTTTAGTTCGTACCTGTTTGAACTTAATGACTGTGATGGTTATTGCCGGTATCTGGCACGATGCCGCTTTAGGATGGGTAATTTGGGGCGCATACCACGGTTTAGCATTAGTAGTGCATCGTCTCACTGATGTTATTAGCGACAAATTTGAGCCTCTGGAAAACTTCTGGCAGAATCCGGCAGGAATAATTTTAGCTTGGCTCATTACTCAATTAATGGTTTTTAGTTCGTGGATATGGTTCCGTTTACCTAACGTGCAAGATTCCTGGTTCGTAATTACTAATTTATTTGGTCGTTCGGCTGACGCGCAGTTTGCTCAAAAAGTTTATGTCGAAGCTCTTAATATTAGTCAGTATCAGCTTGCTGCCTTATTAATTGCGATCGCGTCGATCATGGCTATCTCTTATGCCCTTAACAATCGCCTCAAACTTAACCTTAATTGGCACTTGAAACTTCTATTTATACCCCTATGTCTTTGGGCTGTTTGGGTATTAGCCCCCGAAGGAAGATTACCTTATATCTATTTTGACTTTTAA
- a CDS encoding malic enzyme-like NAD(P)-binding protein, translating into MPDLTPNSSFSLTLRLEIPNRIGMFASVTNAIAATKGNLGQIDLIEQSRQVSIRDITVDAASTEHADNIIQAVKALPVIRVIDVYDRTFNLHRGGKISIASRIQLKSISDLAMAYTPGVGRISSAIAQNPEEVYNLTIKQNTVAIVTDGSAVLGLGNLGPEAALPVMEGKAMLFKEFAGIDAFPICLATQDTDEIVNVVKNLAPVFGGVNLEDIAAPRCFEIEARLREELDIPVFHDDQHGTAIVTLAALFNALKLVNKPLEQIRIVINGAGAAGVAIAKLLRKAKAKEIWMCDSKGIISTSRNNLNQEKREFAVKTSGKLADAVKDADVFIGVSAPGVLTPEMVKTMAKDAIVFAMANPVPEVQPELVRDDVAVIATGRSDYPNQINNVLAFPGVFRGALDCRAGTITTAMYLEAASAIASLIKPSDLSKENIIPSVFDERVSSVVAGAVQRAAREGDIARR; encoded by the coding sequence ATGCCAGACTTAACACCCAATTCTAGTTTTAGTTTGACTTTACGTTTAGAAATCCCCAATCGTATCGGGATGTTTGCGAGCGTTACTAACGCGATCGCAGCAACTAAAGGTAATCTCGGGCAAATTGATTTGATTGAGCAGAGCAGACAGGTTTCGATTCGCGATATTACTGTTGATGCTGCGAGTACGGAACATGCTGATAATATTATTCAAGCTGTTAAGGCTTTGCCGGTGATTAGGGTTATAGATGTCTATGACCGTACTTTTAATTTACATCGCGGCGGTAAAATCAGTATTGCTAGCAGAATTCAACTTAAGAGTATATCCGATTTGGCAATGGCTTATACTCCCGGTGTCGGACGTATAAGTAGCGCGATCGCTCAGAATCCCGAGGAAGTTTACAATTTAACGATTAAACAAAATACTGTTGCTATTGTTACTGATGGTAGTGCGGTTTTGGGTTTGGGTAATTTAGGTCCGGAAGCTGCTTTACCAGTCATGGAAGGGAAAGCAATGTTGTTCAAAGAATTTGCCGGTATCGATGCTTTCCCCATCTGTCTTGCAACTCAGGATACAGATGAAATTGTGAATGTGGTGAAAAATCTGGCTCCGGTATTTGGAGGTGTGAATTTAGAAGATATTGCCGCACCTCGCTGCTTTGAAATTGAAGCGAGGTTAAGAGAGGAATTAGATATTCCGGTGTTTCATGATGACCAACATGGTACGGCAATTGTCACCTTGGCTGCTTTATTTAATGCTTTGAAGTTGGTGAACAAGCCACTCGAACAAATTCGCATTGTTATTAACGGTGCCGGTGCTGCTGGTGTTGCAATAGCCAAGTTGCTGCGTAAAGCTAAAGCGAAAGAAATTTGGATGTGTGACTCGAAGGGAATTATTTCCACGAGTCGGAATAATTTAAATCAGGAAAAGCGAGAATTCGCCGTCAAGACATCCGGTAAATTAGCCGACGCGGTAAAAGATGCGGATGTATTTATTGGTGTCAGCGCTCCGGGAGTTTTAACGCCGGAAATGGTTAAGACAATGGCAAAAGATGCAATTGTTTTTGCAATGGCTAATCCCGTACCGGAAGTTCAGCCAGAATTAGTTAGAGATGATGTTGCTGTAATCGCAACCGGGCGTAGCGATTATCCAAATCAAATTAATAATGTATTGGCTTTTCCCGGAGTATTTCGCGGTGCTTTGGATTGTCGCGCAGGCACAATTACCACTGCAATGTACCTCGAAGCAGCAAGTGCAATTGCTTCTTTAATTAAACCGTCAGATTTAAGTAAGGAGAATATCATACCCTCAGTTTTTGACGAAAGAGTATCGAGCGTAGTTGCAGGTGCGGTACAGCGTGCGGCTCGTGAGGGAGATATTGCGCGACGATGA
- the psbA gene encoding photosystem II q(b) protein, with protein MTTTLKTREGGNLWDQFCAWITDTNNRIYIGWFGVLMIPTLLTATTCFIIAFVAAPPVDIDGIREPVAGSLIYGNNIISGAVVPSSNAIGLHFYPIWEAASLDEWLYNGGPYQLVVFHFLIGCFCYLGRQWELSYRLGMRPWICVAYSAPLASATAVFLIYPIGQGSFSDGMPLGISGTFNFMFVFQAEHNILMHPFHQLGVAGVFGGSLFSAMHGSLVTSSLVRETTETESLNYGYKFGQEEETYNIVAAHGYFGRLIFQYASFNNSRSLHFFLAAWPVVGIWFTALGISTMAFNLNGFNFNQSVIDSSGRVVSTWADVLNRANLGMEVMHERNAHNFPLDLAAGEEVPVALSAPAING; from the coding sequence ATGACCACAACTTTAAAAACACGCGAAGGCGGTAATCTGTGGGATCAATTCTGTGCATGGATTACAGACACTAACAATCGTATTTATATCGGTTGGTTTGGTGTCTTGATGATTCCAACTTTATTAACTGCAACTACCTGCTTTATCATCGCTTTTGTAGCAGCACCTCCTGTTGATATTGACGGTATTCGCGAGCCTGTTGCAGGTTCTTTAATCTACGGCAACAATATTATTTCCGGTGCGGTTGTACCTTCTTCCAACGCGATTGGATTGCACTTTTACCCCATTTGGGAAGCTGCTTCTTTAGATGAGTGGCTCTATAACGGTGGTCCTTACCAGCTAGTAGTATTCCACTTCTTAATTGGCTGCTTCTGCTATTTAGGTCGTCAGTGGGAATTGTCCTACCGCTTGGGTATGCGTCCTTGGATATGCGTTGCTTACTCCGCTCCTTTGGCATCTGCAACCGCAGTATTCTTGATTTACCCCATTGGTCAAGGTTCTTTCTCCGATGGTATGCCTTTAGGAATCTCCGGTACCTTCAACTTTATGTTCGTGTTCCAAGCTGAACACAACATTTTGATGCACCCCTTCCACCAATTAGGTGTAGCTGGTGTATTCGGCGGAAGCTTGTTCAGTGCAATGCACGGTTCTTTGGTAACTTCCTCTTTGGTTCGTGAAACAACCGAAACCGAATCTTTGAACTACGGTTATAAGTTCGGACAAGAAGAAGAAACCTACAACATCGTAGCTGCACACGGTTACTTTGGTCGTTTGATTTTCCAATACGCTTCCTTTAATAACAGCCGTAGCTTGCACTTTTTCTTAGCGGCTTGGCCGGTTGTAGGTATCTGGTTCACCGCTTTGGGAATCAGTACAATGGCGTTTAATTTGAACGGCTTCAACTTCAACCAGTCTGTAATTGATTCTAGCGGTAGAGTTGTTAGCACCTGGGCTGATGTATTAAACAGAGCTAACTTGGGTATGGAAGTAATGCACGAAAGAAATGCTCATAACTTCCCCTTAGATTTAGCTGCTGGTGAAGAAGTACCTGTTGCTTTATCTGCACCTGCGATTAATGGTTAA
- a CDS encoding dynamin family protein, with product MVAEVLRPNVQDLQQDVIKLLGQISDLMSRASSNLSSDEPDNKYIDFEKHIRNETSKVENLELRMAIVAPMKAGKSTIVNAIAGQDILPSRNSAMTTLPTEIIFDGDLKQPILTLNSGVVSVFQDTLVALREKIKERGLETIRESLANYPHLQKYPKLIQELKVGESIPRKSEGRQNIALTLTSLNDIVRVCSILDPQSDPIQYLEDVPKIKTPFWRAVGGNQANTQGKLVIVDTPGPNEAGENLRLQAVVAEQLVKSSIVLIVLDFTQLKNEAAEKVKQDVQRVIELRGKDNLYVLVNKVDQRRDGDMNPNQVRNFVAAEFGIDEIGDKNRVFEISARRAFTSANFLMELQQSPNTKVSELKTVRALAQEVFGIDWEEELEDATIAQLQRKAERLWKKSGFEPFLNDAIAALMREAAPRCMSSALKIARSNLTILNDDVQLRSSAINQDDEKIRLELEALKKDLESLNECRNRLQEINTIRENLENNLDNLLIKLKKNAKMSLEKYFKEEEYERGNVVQKVNIQARDFLSQTISEFERFPLFTQWIPREMKSQIEFKSSGIFEFKNEVEAENFANQAVAYSKVRAEDILSAIRKQARTEIAAARSSIMNFVDTQTKPIIKNAQQRLNEVFDVNLSLPQPNLASEDIEVSNPYIKRNTKHIEQGYEYVERRERKWWSLWLIPVTVKERVKKPDKEVKYFTVYLEDVISQVNDSLEKSIDDINSNIRDYIEDDFQQRINIFFNELNIYLTNYSDNLRLAQADQKKKTEEKNQLIYELNSLISESKENIKDTSYYLERIKQLMEKK from the coding sequence ATGGTAGCTGAAGTACTTAGACCCAACGTACAAGACTTACAGCAAGATGTTATTAAGTTATTAGGGCAAATTAGCGATTTAATGAGTCGTGCAAGTTCTAACCTAAGTTCTGATGAGCCTGATAACAAGTATATTGACTTTGAAAAACACATAAGAAACGAAACTAGCAAAGTTGAGAATTTGGAGCTAAGAATGGCAATTGTGGCTCCAATGAAAGCTGGTAAATCGACTATTGTGAATGCAATTGCAGGACAAGATATTCTCCCCAGTCGTAATTCTGCAATGACTACGCTCCCAACTGAAATTATTTTTGACGGTGATTTAAAGCAACCTATTTTAACTTTGAACTCTGGGGTTGTATCTGTTTTTCAAGATACTTTAGTTGCTTTACGGGAAAAGATTAAAGAGCGGGGTTTGGAAACAATAAGAGAAAGTCTTGCTAATTATCCTCATCTGCAAAAATATCCAAAATTAATTCAAGAATTAAAAGTTGGTGAGTCAATACCTCGTAAATCTGAAGGAAGGCAAAATATTGCTCTTACTTTAACAAGTTTGAATGATATTGTCAGAGTCTGCAGTATTTTAGATCCGCAATCTGACCCAATTCAATATCTGGAAGATGTTCCTAAGATTAAGACTCCATTTTGGCGTGCTGTAGGGGGTAATCAAGCGAACACTCAAGGAAAGCTCGTAATTGTTGATACTCCAGGACCTAATGAAGCTGGAGAAAATTTACGATTGCAAGCAGTTGTAGCCGAACAACTGGTTAAAAGTTCGATAGTTTTAATTGTTTTGGATTTCACTCAGTTAAAGAATGAAGCAGCAGAGAAGGTTAAACAAGATGTTCAAAGAGTAATTGAGTTAAGGGGTAAGGATAACCTGTATGTATTGGTAAATAAAGTAGATCAGCGTCGGGATGGTGACATGAATCCCAATCAGGTTCGGAATTTTGTCGCTGCTGAATTTGGTATTGATGAAATTGGGGATAAAAATCGTGTCTTTGAAATTTCTGCGAGACGTGCTTTTACTTCTGCGAATTTTTTGATGGAATTACAGCAGTCTCCAAATACGAAAGTTAGTGAATTAAAGACAGTTCGTGCTTTAGCTCAAGAAGTATTTGGGATTGATTGGGAAGAAGAATTAGAAGATGCAACAATTGCACAATTGCAGCGAAAAGCCGAGAGATTGTGGAAAAAATCTGGTTTTGAGCCATTTTTGAATGATGCGATCGCCGCTTTGATGAGAGAAGCTGCACCGAGGTGTATGAGTTCTGCATTAAAAATTGCTCGTAGTAATCTTACGATATTAAATGACGATGTACAACTTCGTAGTAGTGCAATCAATCAAGATGATGAAAAAATTAGATTAGAGTTAGAAGCGCTCAAAAAAGATTTAGAAAGTCTAAATGAATGTCGTAATCGTTTACAAGAAATAAATACAATTCGAGAGAATCTTGAGAATAATCTAGATAATCTTCTGATTAAACTAAAAAAAAATGCGAAGATGAGTCTTGAAAAATATTTTAAAGAAGAAGAATATGAACGTGGTAATGTTGTTCAAAAAGTAAATATTCAAGCAAGAGATTTTTTGTCTCAGACAATCAGTGAGTTTGAACGATTTCCACTATTTACACAATGGATTCCACGAGAAATGAAATCTCAAATCGAATTTAAAAGTTCTGGTATTTTTGAATTTAAAAATGAAGTAGAAGCAGAAAATTTTGCGAATCAAGCAGTTGCATATTCTAAAGTGAGAGCAGAAGATATTTTATCGGCAATTCGCAAACAAGCAAGAACAGAAATTGCAGCAGCACGTTCAAGTATAATGAATTTTGTTGATACGCAAACAAAGCCTATAATCAAAAACGCTCAACAAAGATTAAATGAAGTCTTTGATGTAAATCTTTCCTTACCACAACCTAATTTAGCTTCTGAGGATATAGAAGTTTCTAATCCTTACATTAAAAGAAATACTAAACATATAGAACAAGGTTATGAATATGTCGAGAGGAGAGAAAGAAAATGGTGGAGTCTGTGGTTAATTCCTGTAACAGTAAAGGAGAGGGTTAAAAAACCTGACAAAGAAGTAAAATACTTTACTGTTTATCTAGAAGATGTAATATCGCAAGTCAATGATTCTTTAGAAAAAAGTATTGATGATATCAATTCCAATATTAGGGATTATATTGAAGATGATTTTCAACAACGAATTAATATTTTCTTTAATGAATTGAATATTTATCTAACCAACTATAGTGATAACTTACGATTAGCACAAGCAGACCAAAAAAAGAAAACTGAAGAGAAAAATCAGTTAATTTATGAGCTTAATTCTTTAATATCAGAATCTAAAGAAAATATAAAAGATACCAGTTATTACTTAGAAAGAATAAAGCAGTTAATGGAGAAAAAATAA
- the psbA gene encoding photosystem II q(b) protein, which translates to MTTTLQRRESASAWEQFCGWITSTNNRLYIGWFGVLMIPTLLSAITCFIIAFVAAPPVDIDGIREPVAGSLIYGNNIISGAVVPSSNAIGLHFYPIWEAASLDEWLYNGGPYQLVCFHFLIGVFCYLGREWELSYRLGMRPWICVAFSAPVAAATAVFLIYPIGQGSFSDGMPLGISGTFNFMFVFQAEHNILMHPFHQLGVAGVFGGSLFSAMHGSLVTSSLVRETTETESQNYGYKFGQEEETYNIVAAHGYFGRLIFQYASFNNSRSLHFFLAAWPVVGIWFTALGISTMAFNLNGFNFNQSVIDSSGRVVNTWADVLNRANLGMEVMHERNAHNFPLDLAAGETAPVAVSAPAING; encoded by the coding sequence ATGACAACCACATTACAAAGACGCGAAAGCGCAAGTGCGTGGGAGCAGTTCTGTGGATGGATTACCAGCACCAATAACCGTTTATACATCGGTTGGTTTGGTGTCTTGATGATTCCTACCCTACTCTCTGCAATCACCTGTTTCATCATCGCCTTCGTAGCAGCACCTCCTGTTGACATCGATGGTATCCGCGAGCCTGTTGCAGGTTCCTTGATTTACGGAAACAACATCATCTCTGGTGCAGTTGTTCCTTCTTCTAACGCTATCGGTTTACACTTCTACCCAATCTGGGAAGCAGCTTCTCTAGATGAGTGGTTGTATAACGGTGGTCCTTACCAGTTGGTATGTTTCCACTTCCTAATTGGAGTATTTTGCTACTTAGGTCGTGAATGGGAATTATCTTACCGCTTGGGTATGCGTCCTTGGATCTGTGTTGCTTTCTCCGCTCCTGTAGCAGCAGCAACCGCAGTATTCTTGATCTACCCCATCGGACAAGGTTCTTTCTCTGACGGTATGCCTTTGGGTATCTCCGGTACCTTCAACTTCATGTTCGTGTTCCAAGCTGAGCACAACATTTTGATGCACCCCTTCCACCAATTAGGTGTAGCTGGTGTATTTGGTGGTTCCTTGTTCAGTGCTATGCACGGTTCTTTGGTAACCTCCTCTTTGGTACGTGAAACAACCGAAACCGAATCTCAGAACTACGGTTATAAATTTGGTCAAGAAGAAGAAACCTACAACATCGTAGCTGCTCACGGTTACTTTGGTCGTTTAATCTTCCAATACGCTTCCTTCAACAACAGCCGTAGCTTGCACTTCTTCTTAGCTGCATGGCCTGTAGTCGGAATCTGGTTCACCGCTTTGGGAATCAGCACCATGGCGTTCAACTTGAACGGTTTCAACTTCAACCAGTCTGTAATCGATTCTAGCGGTAGAGTTGTAAACACCTGGGCTGATGTATTAAACAGAGCTAACTTGGGTATGGAAGTAATGCACGAAAGAAATGCACACAACTTCCCCTTAGATTTAGCTGCTGGTGAAACTGCTCCTGTTGCAGTAAGCGCTCCCGCAATCAACGGTTAA
- a CDS encoding GNAT family N-acetyltransferase → MISIRKLNPEDIQLFFLWRDADIYVHNMLRREVMEHEEGKRIIFIASIDSVIVGTVQLVRKHYDIELADGIFTGYLQSLLVDKNYRRRGIGCKLIQIVEFEAMQLNFQRLTIMVESDNSAALNLYHKMGFSFFKNSNNMWRGMEYCVQCLEKNLF, encoded by the coding sequence ATGATTTCAATTAGAAAACTGAATCCTGAAGATATCCAGCTGTTTTTTTTATGGCGAGATGCAGACATTTACGTTCATAATATGCTGCGACGGGAAGTAATGGAACATGAAGAAGGGAAGCGCATTATCTTCATAGCTTCAATTGATTCAGTGATTGTAGGAACAGTCCAGCTTGTTCGCAAACATTATGATATTGAATTGGCTGATGGAATCTTTACTGGCTATTTACAGTCGCTTTTAGTTGATAAAAATTACAGAAGACGAGGAATTGGTTGTAAGTTAATTCAAATAGTAGAATTTGAGGCGATGCAGCTTAATTTTCAACGTCTAACTATTATGGTTGAATCAGATAATTCCGCTGCACTTAATCTATATCACAAAATGGGTTTCTCTTTTTTCAAAAATTCTAACAATATGTGGCGCGGAATGGAATATTGCGTCCAATGTTTGGAAAAAAATTTGTTCTAA